Proteins co-encoded in one Papaver somniferum cultivar HN1 chromosome 5, ASM357369v1, whole genome shotgun sequence genomic window:
- the LOC113281499 gene encoding uncharacterized protein LOC113281499, with the protein MQQMLQATQQFCEFQLSYNESLQELQRNIDNIRNGMNQIQEERNKEEVQTHSNIPMEANIEYDESEEDKCFNVDNEGVTSSTLDCDNDHSLIQKEEVESRNSKVINGKTYVVYESDDDYDFFVNNTPNSDIVNTLNEKSTCDGDRKDYDDLVGADFDSDDEDLEVIEETDEEWLVKSLNENCDTCDVGESMDFFRSTEDPVMFEIMRGLSIPVHEPLSNDDPPKLEVVSCRVVNPSFRKIPHLVLELNASKALSEFLSSKYPPYMYEFSAVQVSIRSHSTFVSYIFRDV; encoded by the coding sequence ATGCAACAGATGCTTCAAGCAACACAACAATTTTGTGAATTTCAGCTGAGTTACAATGaatcactccaagaacttcaacGGAATATAGACAACATCAGAAATGGCATGAATCAAATTCAAGAAGAGCGGAACAAGGAAGAGGTTCAAACTCATTCTAACATTCCCATGGAAGCCAATATAGAGTATGATGAATCCGAAGAAGACAAATGCTTTAATGTTGATAATGAAGGTGTAACTAGCTCAACTCTTGATTGTGATAATGATcattcacttattcaaaaggaagaagttgagtctagAAACAGTAAAGTTATTAatggtaagacttatgttgtgtatgagagcgatgatgattatgacttctttgtgaATAACACCCCTAATTCAGATATTGTgaatactttgaatgagaagtcaacttgtgaTGGAGACCGTAAGGATTACGATGACTTAGTTGGAGCAGATTTcgattctgatgatgaagatttggaagttatagaagaaactgatgaagaatggcTCGTAAAGAGTTTGAATGAGAATTGTGATACTTGTGATGTCGGAGAATCAATGGACTTTTTCAGGAGTACTGAGGATCCCGTAATGTTTGAGATTATGCGAGGTTTGTCTATCCCTGTACATGAACCTCtatctaatgatgatcctcccaaACTTGAAGTAGTTTCTTGTAGAGTTGTTAATccatcttttaggaaaatacctcatttgGTGCTGGAATTGAATGCTTCTAAAGCTCTTTCCGAATTCctttcttctaagtatccaccatatATGTATGAATTTAGCGCCGTGCAGGTTTCCATAAGAAGTCATTCTACTTTTGTTTCCTATATATTTCGCGATGTATAa